The following coding sequences lie in one Miscanthus floridulus cultivar M001 chromosome 9, ASM1932011v1, whole genome shotgun sequence genomic window:
- the LOC136484055 gene encoding MADS-box transcription factor 27-like: MVRGKTVIKRIEDKTRRQVTFSKRRSGLFKKARELAVLCDVQIGVLVFSSTGRLYEYSNTSTRSIVERYQDIKDGNRLMSTSTETKFWQAEARNLRQQLHNLHESHMQLLGQNLSGLEVEELKNLENQLEMSLHNIRQKKDNLVINQIQELKKKENIMLQEYEELQHHFDINRQENMNLQKKVHRQGVDEGDKSSATEYNIAGLDEDLTSNDTAAPLSEFTGRLIEEAPVSWRKWGVPEKDKKRIQDHIAAIHILKENSWNWSGIIRTYHARRVAPLMMRMVPLYTVAPEVSFDRTALAEGALPNSEIMQRIKDAMEPSRDDSGSPLISSSWCQGIFRCGRN, encoded by the exons ATGGTTAGGGGAAAGACAGTTATCAAGCGGATCGAGGACAAGACGAGACGGCAGGTGACCTTCTCTAAACGGAGGAGTGGGCTGTTCAAGAAGGCTAGGGAGCTGGCCGTCCTCTGCGATGTGCAGATCGGCGTGCTCGTCTTCTCTAGCACAGGTCGCCTCTACGAGTACTCCAACACAAG CACGAGATCTATTGTTGAAAGATACCAGGATATAAAAGATGGCAATCGACTCATGAGCACGAGCACTGAAACTAAG TTTTGGCAAGCTGAGGCAAGAAACTTGAGGCAACAACTGCATAACTTACATGAAAGTCATAT GCAATTGCTGGGACAAAATCTTTCTGGCCTGGAAGTAGAAGAGTTGAAAAATTTAGAGAACCAGCTGGAAATGAGCCTCCATAACATTCGGCAAAAGAAG GATAACCTAGTAATCAATCAAATTCAAGAGTTGAAAAAGAAG GAAAACATTATGCTTCAAGAATACGAGGAACTACAGCATCATTTTGACATCAATCGCCAAGAGAACATGAATTTGCAGAAAAAG GTACACAGACAAGGAGTGGATGAGGGAGATAAAAGTTCTGCTACTGAGTACAACATTGCTGGTCTAGATGAGGATTTAACTTCA aacgacaCCGCAGCCCCTCTGTCGGAGTTCACtgggcgcctgatcgaagaggccccggtgtcatggaggaagtggggcgtcccggagaaggacaagaagaggatccaGGACCACAttgccgccatccacatcctcaaggagaacAGCTGGAATTGGTCAGGCATCATTAGGacctaccatgcaaggagggtggcaccattgatgaTGCGCATGGTCCCACTGTACACGGTGGCGCCCGAGGTGTCGTTCGACAGAACGGCGCTCGCCGAGGGGGCGCTCCCCAACTCCGAGATCATGCAACGGATCAAGGATGCAATGGAGCCCTCGCGGGATGACTCAGGTTCCCCCTTGATTTCATCTTCCTGGTGCCAGGGCATCTTCCGATGCGGCCGGAACTAG